The nucleotide sequence GGCCAAAACCTCATCGACTGTGTGGGCTGGCGTAGAGCCGCAGCAGCTCCAATCTTCAGCCTCTTTCAGGGAACAGCCCAGCTTGGCCATGACCAGCTTCAGAGAGGCGTCATATTCCTGAGCCGTGCCTTCCTGCGCGCAACCTTGATAATAGATGTATTCCCGTCCGGCCATTTACTTCGATTTCTCCGCGAACCTCTGAAATATCTTGGCAACCTCAGCCCTTCCCTTGATATTCTTGGGCAGGAAGTGGATCTTGTTGCGCAAAAAGACTTTGGGTCCCAAATCGGCATCGGCAAGGGGATGCAAGGACTTTAAGTTATAGGAAAGGAGAACGCCCATTTCAAACATGCGTCCATGCCGTTTGATTGAACCCAGGAAGGTGTCATAGAACTTCTGAATATCCTTTTCGGACACCCTGTTTTCCCGCCGCGCCATGATCCTGAGGGTGTTCATCACCTGAGCCACATCGATCTCGCAGGGACACCGGGTGGTACAGGCCTCGCAAGTAGCACAGAGCCAGACCGACTTTGAATTCAGGATCAAGTCCTTTTGCCCGGCCTGTAGCAGCCTCATGATCTGGCTGACGGGATAGTCGAAATAGTGGGTATAAGGACAGCCTGCGGTGCAATTGCCGCATTGATAGCACAGCGCCGCGTTCTGGCCGCTTTCTTCCCGAACCTGATCGATAAAGTGCCAATCCGTTTTCTGGGATAAATTGATAGGCTTCATGTTATTTTCCCCTATCACATAAACCGCTTTACGATACCATCTGCCCGGAGGCTTTGTCAATGAATTTTACCGGGTGGGGACACTCGCTTTTGGTTGACTAGGCTCACAGTCTTCTGCTAAATTTATTCAACAACAAAGGGTTAATTTATGTTCCAATCCATATTCTCTGGGCCGGGTTTGGCGTCCATTGGTGCTATTGCTTCGGTAATTTTTTCTGACCGCCTTCACAATGTACTGTCTTTTATTCTACCACTTCAGCCGCTGGCGCAGTTGTTTGATCTATCGCTCATCCCTTTTCGCCGAGGATAGATTTCGGGCACTGACAATCACTTGACATTCATGTGGAAGGTGTTAAGATATCTTCACCTCAAGATGTAGTTGAGCCTGCCTGACGATATCAGTGTCTGTCCTCGAAGTCCAACCCCTTGAATCGAGGAGGTTAAAATGGCTACACCGAAAAGCCGCCGAAGGTCAGATTCATCCTTTTCGGCCCTCAACCGAAGGGAGGGAGGTGTTCAACAAATGATACCCGATAAACGAGCGGATATTCGATACACTGCAACCAAGATGTATGTCAAGGTTGACTACGATGCGGGTTTCACCGAGGCACTGACAAACAGAGTCCCTCACTTAAGCAGACGGTGGCATAAGAACAGTGGCGAATGGGTCATTGATTTAAGCCAGCGTACGGTGGCCTTGGAAATCATTCGCAGCTTCTTCAAGACTGTGGAGGAAGACACCCCACCTCCTGCAGAACGACTGGGCACTAATACCAACCAAGTACTTTGAAGAGAACTGCGCCAAACCGCCCGGAACAGGGACGTATGTGCCGAACGTGACGGAGCCGGGGGAAGTCATTCACAGACAACCCTCTGCTTTTCGACTGTCCTGTATTTCCTCACGGTGCGTTGCTCCTCGATGGGACGATGCTTGGTAATGGTAGCTGAAAACCATGGAACCTCTCATCGACGATCTCGGCCTAGCCGACGATATCAGAGTTCCGCAATATATGTTTACCTCATAGCAGTATCTCTGAATCCCCCTTCAAATGTGTACTCAACAATTCTGCCTTGGTTTCAGCCTGTCTAACCATGGTGCCGGAT is from Dehalococcoidia bacterium and encodes:
- a CDS encoding 4Fe-4S dicluster domain-containing protein, which produces MKPINLSQKTDWHFIDQVREESGQNAALCYQCGNCTAGCPYTHYFDYPVSQIMRLLQAGQKDLILNSKSVWLCATCEACTTRCPCEIDVAQVMNTLRIMARRENRVSEKDIQKFYDTFLGSIKRHGRMFEMGVLLSYNLKSLHPLADADLGPKVFLRNKIHFLPKNIKGRAEVAKIFQRFAEKSK